In Saccharothrix violaceirubra, the following are encoded in one genomic region:
- a CDS encoding sensor histidine kinase has protein sequence MVVLSAIVLVGVVYVVAGAYAYRVQPHNRIGPLMVLIGIGWFLDFTVDQTVSYPLRLSAATWPALLGHVLVAFPSGRLRTTPRRLAVGAGYLEAVLLTGIKSFAPADSPWAHAADVTETPMTLTVGGVMLALLIAQWRVASPAQRRTLTSMLGASAVAITFFGAWEPVGFADDMSSVLIMTVSMIGMPAAYLAGLLRRRMDRGKVADLVVRLSDDRHPATVREALADALHDPGLRIGYWVAEQDRYVDESGADLEPAAPHVRTRVDRAGRPVAVLLHDPVLDPDLVRAACAAVALALENERLTAELRARLRQLADSRHRVLLAAETERRRLERDLHDGVQQRLLSVAMTLGLAESLPPERGPALAAEAKTSVLATIDDLRALCTGLHPPVLTERGLRGAVRELAALARQVEVDFDVDTPLPPQVETTAYYVVAEALANVTKHAEATRTRIGITGRDGVLLVRVDDDGRGGADPTAGSGLRGLGDRVESVGGTMRVVSEPTGTSVRVELPCGS, from the coding sequence ATGGTCGTCCTGTCCGCGATCGTGCTCGTCGGCGTGGTCTACGTGGTGGCCGGTGCATACGCTTACCGGGTCCAGCCGCACAACCGGATCGGTCCGCTGATGGTCCTCATCGGCATCGGCTGGTTCCTGGACTTCACCGTCGACCAGACCGTGTCCTACCCGCTGCGCCTGTCCGCCGCGACGTGGCCCGCGCTGCTGGGCCACGTCCTGGTCGCGTTCCCGTCGGGAAGGCTGCGCACGACACCGCGCCGCCTCGCGGTCGGTGCCGGTTATCTCGAAGCCGTGCTGTTGACCGGCATCAAGTCGTTCGCGCCGGCCGACTCCCCGTGGGCGCACGCCGCCGACGTCACCGAAACCCCGATGACGCTCACCGTCGGCGGCGTGATGCTCGCGCTGCTGATCGCCCAGTGGCGGGTGGCGAGCCCGGCCCAGCGCCGCACGCTCACGTCGATGCTCGGCGCCTCCGCCGTGGCGATCACGTTCTTCGGCGCATGGGAGCCGGTGGGCTTCGCCGACGACATGTCGTCGGTCCTGATCATGACCGTGTCCATGATCGGCATGCCGGCCGCCTACCTGGCGGGCCTGCTGCGCCGGCGCATGGACCGGGGCAAGGTCGCCGACCTCGTGGTCCGCCTCAGCGACGACCGCCACCCGGCGACCGTGCGCGAGGCGCTCGCCGACGCGTTGCACGACCCCGGCCTGCGCATCGGCTACTGGGTGGCCGAGCAGGACCGCTACGTCGACGAGTCCGGTGCCGACCTGGAACCCGCCGCACCGCACGTGCGCACCAGGGTCGACCGCGCCGGCCGGCCGGTCGCCGTGCTGCTGCACGACCCGGTACTCGACCCCGACCTGGTACGGGCCGCGTGCGCCGCCGTCGCACTGGCACTGGAGAACGAACGGCTCACCGCCGAGCTGCGCGCCCGGCTGCGGCAGCTCGCCGACTCGCGGCACCGCGTGCTGCTGGCCGCCGAGACCGAACGCCGCCGCCTCGAACGCGACCTGCACGACGGCGTGCAGCAGCGCCTGCTGTCCGTGGCCATGACGCTGGGCCTCGCGGAGAGCCTGCCGCCGGAGCGGGGACCCGCGTTGGCCGCCGAGGCCAAGACGTCGGTGCTCGCCACGATCGACGACCTGCGCGCCCTGTGCACCGGACTGCACCCGCCCGTGCTGACCGAACGCGGTCTGCGCGGCGCGGTGCGCGAACTTGCCGCGCTCGCCCGGCAGGTGGAGGTCGACTTCGACGTGGACACCCCGCTGCCGCCGCAGGTCGAGACCACCGCGTACTACGTGGTCGCCGAGGCGTTGGCGAACGTCACCAAGCACGCCGAGGCCACCCGGACCCGGATCGGGATCACCGGCCGCGACGGGGTGTTGCTCGTGCGCGTGGACGACGACGGCCGGGGCGGTGCCGACCCGACGGCGGGCTCGGGGTTGCGCGGACTCGGCGACCGGGTCGAGTCGGTGGGTGGCACGATGCGCGTCGTGAGCGAGCCGACCGGGACCAGCGTCCGGGTGGAACTGCCGTGCGGGTCGTGA
- a CDS encoding DUF6923 family protein, with amino-acid sequence MLAELAFCVSIHVAADEDGPSTVFRVELPAGVARPLGVLPVRVTALGYSAAQDRLYGVTEAGRFVVLDRNGHLLETRRSPEFRLRAVQSGAVVGDRFLVRSGSHLMAVDVDPASPDYLTVVDDTHLSPLGYSVDDFDLNPADGLLYGVSTSSDGARVVTLDPVSGSVREVPGTGDLPGGDGYGAVVFGRDNALYATNNRTGGRSTLWRIALDGSGGTVPLAYGGPLHTIDASGCLSVPPVPEEPPPSPPPSPTPVPPVPGVPAPENPPPVPAEPTSTVPPTSPTPTPVPPSSAAAPPADSPEPPTSREIRVPEERAAAAESGSARLVRDQRRWSLAVVILVLAAGAMARASARRR; translated from the coding sequence ATGCTCGCGGAACTCGCTTTCTGCGTCTCGATCCACGTCGCGGCGGACGAGGACGGGCCGTCCACCGTGTTCCGGGTCGAACTGCCCGCCGGTGTCGCCCGGCCGCTGGGCGTGCTGCCGGTGCGGGTGACGGCGCTGGGGTACTCGGCCGCGCAGGACCGGCTCTACGGCGTGACGGAGGCCGGGCGGTTCGTGGTGCTGGACCGGAACGGACACCTGCTGGAGACCCGGCGTTCGCCCGAGTTCCGGTTGCGCGCGGTCCAGTCGGGCGCCGTGGTCGGCGACCGGTTCCTGGTGCGGTCCGGCTCGCACCTGATGGCCGTGGACGTCGACCCGGCGAGCCCGGACTACCTGACGGTGGTCGACGACACGCACCTGTCGCCGCTGGGGTACTCGGTGGACGACTTCGACCTGAACCCGGCGGACGGCCTGCTGTACGGGGTGTCGACGTCGTCGGACGGTGCCCGGGTGGTGACGCTGGACCCCGTGAGCGGGAGCGTGCGGGAGGTGCCCGGCACGGGCGACCTGCCCGGTGGCGACGGGTACGGCGCCGTGGTGTTCGGGCGGGACAACGCTTTGTACGCGACCAACAACCGGACGGGTGGCCGCAGCACGTTGTGGCGGATCGCGCTGGACGGGTCGGGCGGCACCGTGCCGCTCGCGTACGGCGGACCGTTGCACACCATCGACGCGAGCGGGTGCCTGTCCGTGCCGCCGGTGCCGGAGGAGCCGCCGCCGAGCCCGCCGCCGTCGCCGACCCCGGTGCCGCCGGTGCCGGGCGTCCCGGCGCCGGAGAACCCGCCGCCGGTGCCGGCGGAACCCACGTCGACCGTGCCGCCGACGTCGCCGACCCCGACGCCGGTGCCGCCGTCGTCGGCCGCCGCGCCGCCGGCGGACTCGCCCGAACCCCCGACGTCCCGCGAGATCCGGGTGCCCGAGGAACGGGCCGCCGCCGCGGAGTCCGGTTCCGCCCGACTGGTCCGCGACCAACGCCGCTGGAGTCTGGCCGTGGTGATCCTGGTGCTGGCGGCCGGGGCGATGGCCCGTGCCTCGGCGCGGCGACGCTGA
- a CDS encoding TetR/AcrR family transcriptional regulator: MPKDTKARAQEVARELFRRQGLRRTSLQEIADRLGITKPALYYHFSSRDDLVRSIVQPFVDDGDVFVDHVTAQPAITRRAVLEGYFDLHHRHREVMTLVLRELIELSELGLVNRVLAWRDRLRAVLVGPDASLADRTRATVALGGLTDCVLEFHDEDVAELRVVAVDAACAALGP, encoded by the coding sequence GTGCCCAAAGACACCAAAGCCCGCGCCCAGGAGGTCGCGCGCGAACTGTTCCGCCGCCAAGGGCTGCGCCGCACCAGCCTCCAGGAGATCGCGGACCGGCTGGGCATCACGAAACCCGCGCTGTACTACCACTTCTCGTCACGCGACGACCTCGTGCGCAGCATCGTGCAGCCGTTCGTCGACGACGGCGACGTCTTCGTCGACCACGTGACGGCACAGCCCGCGATCACGCGCCGCGCCGTGCTGGAGGGCTACTTCGACCTCCACCACCGCCACCGCGAGGTGATGACGCTGGTCCTGCGCGAACTGATCGAACTGTCCGAGCTTGGCCTGGTGAACCGGGTCCTGGCCTGGCGCGACCGGTTGCGCGCGGTCCTGGTCGGCCCGGACGCGTCACTCGCCGACCGGACCAGGGCCACCGTGGCGCTCGGCGGGCTCACCGACTGCGTGCTGGAGTTCCACGACGAGGACGTGGCGGAACTGCGCGTCGTCGCCGTCGACGCGGCCTGCGCGGCGCTCGGCCCCTAA
- a CDS encoding response regulator transcription factor — protein MRVVIAEDSLLLREGLSRLLVEAGVDVVAGVEDGDRLLAEVDRHRPDVAVVDIRMPPTHTDEGLRAALELRRRYPETGVLVLSQYVRVSYAAELLDAGTDGVGYLLKDRVSDVAEFVAAIRRVGSGGSAFDPDVVRHLLGRRRDERDDVLTERERAVLALMAEGRTNQAIAQRLYIAERTVEKHCTAIFAKLGLAASPHDHRRVLAVLRHLNGG, from the coding sequence GTGCGCGTGGTGATCGCCGAGGACTCGCTGCTGCTGCGCGAGGGGTTGAGCCGGCTGCTCGTCGAAGCCGGTGTCGACGTCGTGGCGGGCGTCGAGGACGGCGACCGGCTGCTCGCCGAGGTCGACCGGCACCGGCCGGACGTGGCCGTGGTCGACATCCGCATGCCGCCCACGCACACCGACGAGGGCCTGCGCGCGGCACTGGAACTGCGTCGCCGGTACCCGGAGACCGGCGTGCTCGTGCTGTCCCAGTACGTCCGGGTCAGCTACGCGGCCGAACTGCTCGACGCGGGCACGGACGGCGTCGGCTACCTGCTCAAGGACCGGGTGTCCGACGTGGCCGAGTTCGTGGCCGCGATCCGCCGCGTCGGTTCGGGCGGCTCGGCGTTCGACCCGGACGTGGTGCGCCACCTGCTGGGCCGCCGCCGCGACGAGCGCGACGACGTGCTGACCGAACGCGAACGCGCGGTGCTCGCGCTGATGGCCGAGGGCCGCACCAACCAGGCCATCGCGCAACGGCTTTACATCGCCGAGCGCACCGTGGAGAAGCACTGCACGGCCATCTTCGCCAAGCTGGGCCTCGCCGCGAGCCCGCACGACCACCGCCGGGTGCTCGCCGTCCTGCGCCACCTCAACGGCGGCTGA
- a CDS encoding bestrophin-like domain encodes MSVYTTGLLWVGGAAVFASLLAYVIRKYGPDEGRSENNEAAGQVFTIVGGLQAVLVAFVLIALFDGVAAAGNASYEEADSLVAATWAGDALGERTGDEVRRLSREYLETVVDEEWPRMRSGDESDDAGWSTLDRLRRVIAEAPATDAWLVDRKTEAADKLWQVYQARQTRLDSATEGVDAVVWFVLVMGGILTIGLPLLFGGPLMRTHVIIVATLAATITLLLYATYQLQNPFGGGAELQPDAFSAALSRL; translated from the coding sequence ATGTCCGTCTACACCACCGGCCTGCTCTGGGTCGGCGGCGCCGCCGTGTTCGCGTCCCTGCTGGCGTACGTGATCCGCAAGTACGGTCCGGACGAGGGTCGCTCGGAGAACAACGAGGCGGCGGGACAGGTCTTCACGATCGTCGGCGGTCTCCAGGCCGTGCTCGTGGCGTTCGTGCTGATCGCGTTGTTCGACGGTGTCGCCGCGGCGGGCAACGCCTCGTACGAGGAGGCCGACAGCCTGGTCGCGGCCACGTGGGCGGGCGACGCGCTGGGCGAGCGGACCGGCGACGAGGTGCGGCGGCTGTCCCGCGAGTACCTGGAGACCGTGGTCGACGAGGAGTGGCCGCGGATGCGGTCCGGCGACGAGTCCGACGACGCGGGGTGGAGCACGCTCGACCGGCTGCGGCGCGTGATCGCCGAGGCGCCCGCGACCGACGCGTGGCTCGTCGACCGCAAGACCGAGGCCGCCGACAAGCTGTGGCAGGTCTACCAGGCCCGGCAGACCCGGCTCGACTCCGCGACCGAGGGCGTGGACGCCGTGGTGTGGTTCGTGCTCGTGATGGGCGGCATCCTGACGATCGGGCTGCCGCTGCTGTTCGGCGGTCCGCTGATGCGCACGCACGTGATCATCGTGGCGACGCTGGCCGCGACGATCACCCTGCTGCTGTACGCGACCTACCAGTTGCAGAACCCGTTCGGCGGCGGCGCCGAGTTGCAGCCGGACGCGTTCAGCGCGGCGCTGTCGAGACTGTGA
- a CDS encoding AfsR/SARP family transcriptional regulator, with product MVLRIDVLGEVRAVVGDRVVELGHQRQVCVLVALVVEPGRAVPVDRLVDRVWGDDPPRSARRTLASYVTRLRQVVPDLTITHRAGGYACDLDPAAIDLHRFTRLVAKARTTVDETAGALYAQALDLWRGEPFTGLDVPWLVELRRDLADVRLAAQIDHADVVLRLGGHAGLLPELAARAARHPLDERIAAQLIRALYRDGRTAAALDAFGRTRTALRDELGTDPGAELRELHRRLLSDSPVPRQLPAPPRVLTGRQAELAALDAAVGDAVTVISGIGGVGKTALALSWAHRNAGRFPDGVLHADLRGFEPSGRPTPPGTALRGFLHALDVPAERMPGDVDAQAALYRTLTADRHMLVLLDNARDTAQVQPLLPGGERCAVLVTSRNRLGGLAATHAVRAVALDVLEPDQAHALFTTRLGASRVDAEPDAAADLLRWCAGLPLAIGIVAARAAAQPNATLASLAEESGLDTLDAGEPNAALRTVFSWSYGALPPDAAVLFGLLGLVPGPDVPLEAAAAMADLPVPRTRSLLGVLEAAHLVAQHVPGRYRMHDLVRLYAAEQGRERDPAALGRLESWYLHSADRAATRLYPIKTRLSVGESCGPIADIPDELSGQRWLEAERNNLIAITAAARGWAASRLADVLRGFFWHRMDATGWRTTAEGGLAAAIACGDDEGQAAALLSLADLRFKLSDHDGAVRYYSRSLEIAGRFGWIRIEAAARSNLAGVHWRRGKPALAADQLMRARDLHARSDNEGGTTTAIANLAIVLRELGRLDEAFELHGQALELDLRLGGQSSMSVTLGEIGQTLHTMGRPVEALSHLERARELMDLTGHRSGLSDVLRNLAAVHLDLGRPAEADRLAREALAEAFETHDRQHQANAHNVLGRVDAVRGDRPAARRHHRTALDLAMSARVRYAAVEGLLGLAVVADDPAEARDHAARAAAMARESDYRLLVDRAAQLLDHEHAVADHPIEGP from the coding sequence GTGGTGCTGAGGATCGACGTGCTGGGGGAGGTGCGCGCGGTCGTCGGCGACCGCGTGGTCGAGCTGGGCCACCAGCGCCAGGTGTGCGTCCTGGTCGCGCTGGTGGTCGAGCCCGGCCGCGCGGTGCCGGTCGACCGGCTGGTCGACCGGGTGTGGGGGGACGACCCGCCGCGCAGCGCCCGGCGGACGCTGGCCAGCTACGTGACCCGGCTGCGCCAGGTCGTGCCGGACCTGACGATCACGCACCGGGCCGGCGGGTACGCGTGCGACCTCGATCCGGCCGCGATCGACCTGCACCGGTTCACGCGCCTGGTCGCCAAGGCGCGCACGACAGTCGACGAGACCGCGGGAGCGCTCTACGCCCAGGCGCTGGACCTGTGGCGCGGTGAGCCGTTCACCGGCCTCGACGTGCCGTGGCTGGTGGAGCTGCGCCGCGATTTGGCGGACGTGCGGCTGGCCGCCCAGATCGACCACGCGGACGTCGTGCTGCGACTGGGCGGGCACGCCGGACTCCTGCCCGAGCTGGCCGCCCGCGCCGCCCGCCACCCACTCGACGAGCGCATCGCGGCCCAGCTGATCCGGGCGCTGTACCGCGACGGCCGCACGGCCGCCGCCCTGGACGCGTTCGGCCGCACCCGTACCGCGTTGCGCGACGAGCTGGGCACCGACCCCGGCGCCGAACTGCGCGAGCTGCACCGCCGGTTGCTGTCGGACTCGCCCGTGCCGCGCCAGTTGCCCGCCCCGCCCCGCGTGCTCACCGGGCGGCAGGCGGAACTGGCCGCGCTGGACGCCGCGGTCGGCGACGCGGTGACGGTGATCAGCGGGATCGGCGGCGTCGGCAAAACCGCGCTCGCGCTGTCGTGGGCACATCGCAACGCGGGCCGGTTCCCCGACGGCGTGCTGCACGCGGACCTGCGCGGCTTCGAGCCGAGCGGGCGGCCGACGCCACCGGGCACCGCGCTGCGCGGCTTCCTGCACGCGTTGGACGTGCCCGCCGAGCGCATGCCCGGCGACGTCGACGCCCAGGCCGCGCTGTACCGGACGCTCACCGCCGACCGGCACATGCTCGTGCTGCTGGACAACGCCCGCGACACCGCGCAGGTGCAGCCCCTCTTACCCGGCGGCGAACGCTGCGCCGTGCTCGTGACCAGCCGCAACCGGCTGGGCGGGCTGGCCGCGACGCACGCCGTGCGCGCGGTCGCCCTGGACGTGCTGGAACCCGACCAGGCACACGCCCTGTTCACCACGCGCCTGGGCGCGAGCCGGGTCGACGCCGAACCGGACGCGGCGGCCGACCTGCTGCGGTGGTGCGCCGGCCTGCCGCTGGCGATCGGGATCGTGGCGGCGCGCGCGGCGGCGCAGCCCAACGCCACGCTGGCGTCGCTGGCCGAGGAGTCCGGGCTGGACACGTTGGACGCGGGCGAGCCGAACGCCGCGCTGCGCACCGTGTTCTCGTGGTCGTACGGCGCGCTGCCGCCGGACGCGGCCGTCCTGTTCGGACTGCTCGGCCTGGTGCCCGGACCGGACGTGCCGCTGGAGGCCGCGGCGGCGATGGCAGACCTGCCGGTGCCGCGGACCCGGTCGCTGCTCGGTGTGCTGGAGGCGGCGCACCTCGTCGCGCAGCACGTGCCGGGCCGGTACCGGATGCACGACCTGGTCCGGCTCTACGCGGCCGAGCAGGGCCGTGAGCGCGACCCGGCGGCGTTGGGCCGGCTGGAGAGTTGGTACCTGCACAGCGCCGACCGGGCCGCGACCCGGCTGTACCCGATCAAGACCCGGCTCTCGGTCGGCGAGTCGTGCGGCCCGATCGCCGACATCCCCGACGAGCTGTCCGGCCAGCGCTGGCTGGAGGCCGAGCGCAACAACCTGATCGCGATCACGGCGGCGGCCCGCGGGTGGGCGGCGAGCCGGCTCGCGGACGTGCTGCGCGGGTTCTTCTGGCACCGCATGGACGCCACGGGCTGGCGCACGACGGCCGAGGGCGGGCTGGCGGCGGCGATCGCGTGCGGCGACGACGAGGGCCAGGCGGCGGCCCTGCTCAGCCTGGCCGACCTGCGCTTCAAGCTCTCCGACCACGACGGTGCCGTGCGCTACTACTCGCGCAGCCTGGAGATCGCCGGGCGGTTCGGGTGGATCCGCATCGAGGCGGCGGCGCGGTCGAACCTGGCGGGCGTGCACTGGCGGCGCGGCAAGCCCGCATTGGCCGCCGACCAGCTGATGCGGGCACGTGACCTGCACGCGCGCAGCGACAACGAGGGCGGCACCACGACCGCGATCGCGAACCTGGCGATCGTGCTGCGCGAACTCGGCCGCCTGGACGAGGCGTTCGAGCTGCACGGGCAGGCGTTGGAGCTGGACCTGCGGCTGGGCGGCCAGTCCAGCATGTCCGTGACGCTCGGCGAGATCGGGCAGACGTTGCACACGATGGGGCGACCGGTGGAGGCGTTGAGCCACCTGGAGCGGGCGCGGGAGCTGATGGACCTGACCGGGCACCGCAGCGGGCTGTCGGACGTGCTGCGCAACCTCGCGGCGGTGCACCTGGACCTGGGCCGACCGGCCGAGGCGGACCGGCTGGCCCGGGAGGCGTTGGCCGAGGCGTTCGAGACGCACGACCGTCAGCACCAGGCCAACGCGCACAACGTCCTGGGCCGGGTCGACGCGGTGCGGGGCGACCGCCCGGCCGCGCGCCGCCACCACCGGACGGCGCTGGACCTGGCCATGTCGGCCCGGGTCCGGTACGCGGCGGTGGAGGGCCTGCTGGGGTTGGCCGTCGTGGCGGACGACCCGGCGGAGGCGCGGGACCACGCGGCACGGGCGGCGGCGATGGCCCGGGAGTCGGACTACCGGCTGTTGGTCGACCGGGCGGCGCAGCTGCTGGACCACGAGCACGCGGTCGCGGATCACCCGATCGAAGGTCCCTGA
- a CDS encoding FAD-dependent oxidoreductase, with amino-acid sequence MRVLVSGASIAGPVVAYWLDHWGFDVTVVERAPAPRRTGGHAVDLFAPALDVVDRMGLRSAVLDHRTGTDRITLHTPGVPPVDAHLAKVFGMLSEDHVEVMRDELSEVLLGASSDRIEYRYGDSIAELGDDVVFDSGTRERFDLVVGADGLHSNVRRLAFGEVPERFVGAYLAVASIPDDPDLAGRSIGYVDAGRVATGYRAGEDARAVFLFRGPRLDYHHRDVERQKALLRKAFAGMPGKVPGWLADLDGTFYFDGITQVELDRWTSGRVALVGDAGYCPGPAVGGSTSLAVVGAYSFAAELARASGDTTRAFPAYEAAIGDYVRASRGMAVKAARRIIPATHRGVRTMRTVLRVLPKLPVSWGKALASLESDGFRPHDAYVPRPAPEPVR; translated from the coding sequence GTGAGGGTTCTCGTCTCCGGCGCGAGCATCGCCGGACCGGTCGTGGCCTACTGGCTCGACCACTGGGGGTTCGACGTCACCGTGGTGGAACGCGCGCCGGCGCCGCGCCGGACCGGCGGCCACGCGGTCGACCTGTTCGCGCCCGCGCTCGACGTCGTCGACCGGATGGGCCTGCGGTCCGCCGTGCTCGACCACCGCACCGGCACCGACCGGATCACCCTGCACACGCCGGGCGTGCCGCCCGTGGACGCCCACCTGGCCAAGGTGTTCGGAATGCTGTCCGAGGACCACGTCGAGGTCATGCGCGACGAGTTGAGCGAGGTCCTGCTCGGTGCGTCGTCCGACCGGATCGAGTACCGCTACGGCGACTCGATCGCGGAGTTGGGCGACGACGTCGTGTTCGACAGCGGGACGCGTGAGCGGTTCGACCTCGTCGTGGGCGCGGACGGACTGCACTCGAACGTCCGCCGCCTGGCGTTCGGCGAGGTGCCCGAGCGGTTCGTCGGCGCGTACCTGGCCGTCGCGTCGATCCCGGACGACCCGGACCTGGCCGGCCGTTCGATCGGCTACGTCGACGCCGGCCGCGTGGCCACCGGGTACCGGGCCGGGGAGGACGCGCGGGCGGTGTTCCTGTTCCGCGGTCCGCGGCTCGACTACCACCACCGCGATGTCGAGCGGCAGAAAGCGTTGCTGCGCAAGGCTTTCGCGGGGATGCCCGGCAAGGTGCCCGGCTGGCTGGCCGACCTCGACGGCACGTTCTACTTCGACGGGATCACCCAGGTCGAACTGGACCGCTGGACGTCCGGGCGGGTCGCGCTGGTCGGCGACGCCGGCTACTGCCCGGGACCGGCGGTCGGGGGCAGCACCAGCCTCGCGGTCGTCGGCGCGTACTCCTTCGCCGCCGAACTGGCCCGCGCGTCCGGCGACACGACCCGGGCGTTCCCGGCCTACGAGGCGGCGATCGGCGACTACGTTCGGGCGAGCCGCGGCATGGCGGTGAAGGCGGCCCGTCGCATCATCCCCGCCACCCACCGGGGCGTCCGGACCATGCGGACGGTGCTCCGGGTGCTGCCGAAGTTGCCGGTGTCGTGGGGGAAGGCGCTGGCGAGCCTGGAATCCGACGGCTTTCGCCCGCACGACGCGTACGTGCCACGCCCGGCGCCCGAGCCGGTGCGCTGA
- a CDS encoding polysaccharide deacetylase family protein, protein MRKWVVVAVVAVLVVVGTAVGGWRLASARTFQLFGDLTSAVETDQRVVALTFDDGPDPAGTADLLRTLADKDVPATFYLTGRELVAHPDLGRAIAAAGHEIGNHSFSHRRMVLVTSDFVADEVERTDAAIRATGYTGPITFRPPYGKKLVALPHYLARHDRRTVMWDLEPDSSPEADKSAEAIARSTVEQARPGSIILLHGMYANRKSSRDAVGPIVDGLRAKGFRFVTVSGLLALGSAR, encoded by the coding sequence ATGCGCAAGTGGGTGGTCGTGGCGGTCGTCGCCGTGCTCGTGGTGGTGGGCACGGCCGTCGGCGGCTGGCGGCTGGCCTCGGCCCGGACGTTCCAGCTCTTCGGGGACCTGACCAGCGCGGTCGAGACCGACCAGCGGGTGGTGGCGCTGACGTTCGACGACGGACCCGATCCGGCGGGCACGGCCGACCTGCTGCGGACGTTGGCGGACAAGGACGTCCCGGCGACGTTCTACCTCACCGGACGGGAACTGGTCGCGCACCCGGACCTGGGGCGGGCGATCGCCGCGGCCGGGCACGAGATCGGCAACCACTCGTTCTCGCACCGGCGGATGGTGCTGGTGACGTCCGACTTCGTCGCCGACGAGGTCGAGCGCACCGACGCCGCGATCCGGGCGACCGGCTACACCGGACCGATCACGTTCCGCCCGCCGTACGGCAAGAAGCTCGTGGCCCTGCCGCACTACCTCGCCCGGCACGACCGTCGGACGGTCATGTGGGATCTGGAGCCGGACTCCTCCCCGGAGGCCGACAAGTCGGCCGAGGCCATCGCCCGGTCCACCGTGGAACAAGCACGGCCGGGGTCGATCATCCTGCTGCACGGCATGTACGCGAACCGGAAGTCGAGCCGGGACGCGGTCGGCCCGATCGTGGACGGCCTGCGCGCCAAGGGTTTCCGGTTCGTCACGGTGTCCGGGCTGCTGGCCCTCGGGTCGGCGCGTTAG